The following proteins are co-located in the Paralichthys olivaceus isolate ysfri-2021 chromosome 2, ASM2471397v2, whole genome shotgun sequence genome:
- the tasora gene encoding protein TASOR isoform X3 — translation MDDSLARRPAARPRRLSAAAADSGANVSLQYGEVTEAIEVQPARETTVAADRPGAAAAAAAAGIVERRNSAPQVVHQRHMPMEPKKFHIPRKTKEKRALFRDVSTESREFEDMVNILTSSYFDTGSAGCFTYCKPRLVYSELLEKEFVEKRREMKMDGRTDTELEESYGFMLVDAPKVHQLCENGLCVSHSWITVLGNPSKGVYLSRYSDLLQINSFTPGATGEIIIFKVMKGKVKSIYENMKNVLDPTPRFDSHIFKNASKVTSLTSYRSFEFTQHYFYEYSFDELRQRPRQVCPYAVVSLLFKGKDTPLLRMNSQTTEGSKERAQFTVWTGDLVKGDQVLFQISLRSFSPPFLPHRLPEKLKIGCVMRLDQVTKLLPSSLFSYNLYNSSQEVVEDGHCCSLLEVIDRSRSTTNVTKLLQELEMKRVVLVSPLSERGFLFLLSSVQMASPPEREGNWKRCLQALFVFPESRDVAKSTSRRASSAHDASVSMSGATVMPHLSTFIPALHHALVKTRANPAPELSAGVERQAKEYLIGLKDGKVRQYPMGEYDSNQDEQEKHFPAPKHHKGNMDYYLRSYLHSPALYLLSVARARQVVEGHCGPEEPQQVRPRKSCAGQRESTGKEVTGSSREGHSNTKKLQQLVDLVLTCKRNAENEVKREEGGEGSLKGPGRKRRLEQQAAARALKFLKATQEPGRDSKIPGLKQAAKGPVSQEEGQRESSPFDRLATKLGLPTNCDIDLRKQEELEEQTAGSVSSLEGFSPSSHSGEMNHRGGRGLGRGTVYGDDEEEEEIPWVLIPITGLSSDRYSQRERNIPKDPRFQHLSMTTSITTTTKPPGKSPALSPELSPPPSSLQCPSPRLSPPPFPTQCPSPDPSPPLSPSQCPSPEPSPSLSPSQCPSPELSPPTSPSQCPSLQPPLSPSQHTSPSPSLSRCHSPEPMQHIPLNKGDSGANEERLAPTASTEFKAGMSRDRREKPQETAKKNEEPSVFSAIQPTVPPAPERRTSPSPPLSVKEYAEGEMQEMVERDAVTRVEKVQKQREEKATECKRDGEEVVDVVGEVVGEKKQKGEVKEMVGGSLSSPSVSSPLTRPLRDIDSIVDKHLGNFSSEMQLLLQGESIHYSFPQSPHSTSNTETTAPQHTLPHSLSSQFSEYVSLYNSCPPVNDYVSSLKDGINSMLIKFGDIERSHNADTSRTNADNKLASSVSAFVASIRAANTKTGSDDEASAPSGELTAAHPSSSVSQTPALSRGGEVWQPDATRQFPDATSRRKSPTSNVTVSTPTSASVSVYKSTDPTHCHPPSDKLSQSHWKPQQSHTSEINRTGAQNIRLTQDRNFRITQCATDVEAGSSGTELNSNLTPPGSSGVSLSLLEPPLPAELVSTSASVSPFAPPTTALSSLINQLQPEVFSSLVKIIKDVKKKSLQFYLHSTEERDPLLEDIKKHLLKQGNMEKSPVAFLNHENPDNRLLVIIKNKDIAGHIHKIPNLVSLKRRPSVVFVGIDTLGDIRNNSYNELFVSGGCIVSDEMILNPDFISHGQLAELLLLLEQQSSLESVWKWKVHCKTHKKLKEQASFRREAANLLDLLSAYQKRQVVEFLPYHRCDMMNHQSPDLDCLIELQARYTQYRHTIFLTEHCHERLPAYTSGGIIVAGIEEILQDFTRVVGYHDIKDKQPAKDVLLATKGLGLQLSHGDSVSGSERSPSIFPEHIHPLSSSEQPKHLMQQPSSGLFAHHHLSDQLVPDASLKDGVPRPSDTDFEVLRQAISQLRAERQAQLQQQQRQLDCPEELSVNPQESLLSNSVKRGSGHTTPPVSQGGHIESTQLTPGRKAVADTLDLIHSTLQPGEQRRQDRVEPPTEGQRRGISLGGEGVGLLGGNSAPTISDASNSSSNDNTATVTRPNDQTHPTSAEREQADQQGEPAFSKATKHGAAASSTFSCPVEDDRSRDAHSGQERPIRAEGALTRNSNDSEVTRTPNTALPQLQQIQLHQQQLQPTSLHPQPPAHIRQQQWSMGLLQPHILPQIHSQHFSAGPTLRPLSALGRAPSLLGPSPTWRGGLVWGFPQAPPRPALLGVYHNPAAQGNSRYRGGQRGGFNGM, via the exons ATGGACGACAGCCTGGCCCGGAGGCCCGCAGCCCGGCCGAGGAGGCTGTCTGCTGCCGCCGCGGACTCcggagctaacgttagcctgcAATATGGCGAGGTGACCGAGGCGATCGAGGTGCAGCCCGCCAGAGAAACCACGGTGGCCGCGGACAGACCGggcgccgccgccgccgccgccgccgccgggATCGTGGAGAGGAGGAACTCGGCTCCGCAGGTGGTTCACCAGAGGCATATGCCGATGGAGCCGAAGAAGTTCCACATACCGAGGAAAACTAAGGAGAAGAGAG CTCTCTTCCGAGATGTCTCCACTGAGTCCAGGGAGTTCGAGGACATGGTGAACATCCTGACCTCCAGTTACTTCGACACTGGCTCAGCTGGCTGCTTCACCTACTGCAAACCTCGGCTCGTCTACAGCGAGCTGCTGGAGAAAGAG tttgtggagaagaggagggagatgaagaTGGACGGGAGGACGGATACGGAGCTGGAGGAAAGTTACGGTTTCATGTTGGTTGATGCTCCAAAG GTGCACCAGCTCTGCGAGAACggtctgtgtgtgagtcacagCTGGATCACAGTGCTGGGAAACCCCAGTAAAG GAGTGTATCTGTCCAGGTACTCAGACCTGCTTCAGATTAACTCGTTTACCCCAGGAGCCACAGGGGAGATCATCATCTTCAAAGTGATGAAG GGAAAAGTGAAGAGTATCTATGAAAACATGAAGAACGTTCTGGATCCAACGCCTCGCTTCGACAGCCACATCTTCAAGAACGCCAGCAAAGTCACCTCACTCACGTCCTACCGCTCCTTCGAGTTCACACAG cattaCTTCTACGAGTATTCTTTCGATGAATTGCGGCAGCGACCTCGCCAGGTTTGTCCGTACGCCGTCGTCTCCCTCCTGTTCAAAGGAAAGGACACTCCGCTTCTGAG GATGAACAGTCAGACAACAGAGGGGAGTAAAG AGCGAGCTCAGTTCACAGTGTGGACCGGAGATTTGGTGAAAGGCGACCAGGTTCTCTTCCAGATCTCCCTTCGCTCCTTTTCTCCGCCCTTCCTGCCCCACAGACT ACCAGAGAAGTTGAAAATTGGTTGCGTGATGAGACTTGACCAGGTGACCAAGCTCCTCCCCTCCAGCCTGTTCTCCTACAACCTCTACAACAGCAGCCAAGAAG ttgtggAGGATGGACATTGCTGCAGTCTTCTGGAGGTGATTGACAGAAGTCGGTCAACGACCAACGTGACAAAGCttctgcaggagctggagatgAAGAGAGTG GTTCTGGTGAGTCCACTTTCAGAGCGAGGATTTCTCTTTCTACTCTCCAGTGTTCAGATGGCCTCACCTCCTG AGCGAGAAGGAAACTGGAAGAGGTGTCTTCAggccttgtttgtttttcctgagaGCAGAGACGTTGCCAAATCCA CATCAAGGAGGGCATCCTCTGCCCATGATGCCTCAGTGTCGATGTCTGGTGCCACAGTGATGCCACATCTGAGTACGTTTATCCCAGCGTTGCATCACGCCCTCGTCAAAACCCGTGCTAACCCGGCTCCCGAGCTGTCTGCCGGCGTGGAGCGCCAGGCAAAAGAATACCTCATTGGCCTGAAGGACGGCAAG GTTCGGCAGTACCCCATGGGTGAATACGACTCCAACCAAGATGAGCAAGAAAAGCATTTTCCCGCTCCCAAACACCACAAGGGGAACATGGACTACTATCTGCGCTCCTACCTGCACAGCCCTGCCCTCTACCTGCTGTCAGTGGCCCGGGCCAGGCAGGTGGTGGAGGGGCACTGTGGCCCCGAGGAGCCACAGCAGGTGAGGCCCAGGAAGAGCTGTGCAGGCCAGAGAGAGTCGACGGGGAAGGAGGTGACAGGCAGCTCCAGAGAAGGACATTCCAACACTAAGAAG TTGCAGCAGCTTGTAGACCTGGTTTTGACCTGTAAGAGGAACGCAGAAAATGAGgtgaagagggaggaaggaggagagggatcGCTGAAGGGaccagggaggaagaggaggctggagCAGCAGGCGGCAGCGAGGGCGCTTAAATTCCTGAAGGCAACTCAGGAACCTGGAAGAGATTCCAAGATTCCAG GCCTCAAACAGGCTGCCAAGGGCCCGGTCAGTCAGGAGGAGGGGCAGAGGGAATCCTCTCCGTTTGATAGGCTGGCCACTAAGCTGGGCTTGCCCACCAACTGTGACATTGACCTGAGGAAGCAGGAAGAGCTTGAG gagcAAACTGCGGGCAGTGTCAGCAGTCTGGAGGGATTCAGTCCTAGCTCGCACAGCGGGGAGATGAATCACCGCGGGGGAAGAGGTCTGGGGAGGGGAACAGTATACGGAgatgacgaggaagaggaggagatcccATGGGTCCTCATCCCCATAACAG GTCTGAGTTCAGATCGCTactctcagagagaaagaaacatcCCTAAGGATCCTCGCTTTCAGCACCTCTCGATGACAACAAGCATCACCACGACAACCAAACCTCCCGGGAAGAGCCCCGCCCTGTCTCCTGAGCTGAGCCCCCCTCCGTCGTCCCTCCAGTGCCCGTCCCCCAGGCTGAGCCCTCCTCCCTTCCCCACTCAGTGCCCATCACCTGACCCCAGTCCTCCCCTTTCACCTTCCCAATGCCCGTCTCCAGAGCccagtccctctctctcaccgTCTCAGTGCCCTTCCCCGGAGCTCAGCCCCCCCACTTCTCCCTCTCAATGCCCGTCTCTTCAGCCTCCACTATCTCCTTCTCAGCACACGTCCCCTTCCCCCTCCCTGTCCCGGTGCCACTCCCCAGAGCCTATGCAGCACATCCCACTTAACAAGGGCGACAGTGGTGCTAATGAGGAGCGTTTAGCCCCCACAGCCTCGACTGAGTTTAAAG CAGGAATGTCCAGGGACAGACGAGAGAAGCCTCAGGAGACGGCAAAGAAGAATGAAGAGCCATCTGTGTTTTCAGCCATCCAGCCAACTGTTCCTCCAGCcccagagaggaggacaagCCCCTCACCACCACTCTCTGTGAAGGAGTATGCAGAGGGAGAAATGCAGGAGATGGTGGAGAGAGATGCAGTGACCCGAGttgaaaaagtacaaaaacaaagGGAAGAAAAAGCCACAGAGTGTAAACGAGATGGGGAAGAGGTGGTAGATGTGGTGGGTGAGGTAGTgggtgaaaagaaacaaaagggaGAAGTGAAGGAAATGGTAGGTGGCTCTTTGTCTTCTCCGTCCGTGTCTTCACCTCTTACACGTCCTCTCAGAGATATTGACAGCATAGTGGACAAACATCTTGGCAACTTCTCCTCTGAgatgcagctcctcctgcaggggGAGAGCATTCACTACAGCTTCCCACAGTCCCCTCACTCCACCTCGAACACAGAAACCACCGCACCtcaacacacactcccacactctTTGTCATCTCAGTTTTCAGAGTATGTGTCTTTATATAACTCCTGTCCCCCTGTGAACGACTATGTCAGCTCTCTAAAGGACGGCATTAACAGCATGTTAATTAAGTTTGGTGACATCGAGCGAAGCCACAATGCAGACACTAGCCGGACCAATGCTGATAACAAGTTGGCTAGCAGTGTAAGCGCTTTTGTGGCCAGCATCCGAGCAGCTAATACAAAAACAGGCAGCGATGATGAGGCTTCGGCTCCCAGTGGTGAACTGACGGCTGCTCATCCCAGTTCTTCAGTCAGTCAAACTCCGGCTCtctccagaggaggtgaagTGTGGCAGCCAGATGCAACCAGACAGTTTCCTGATGCAACAAGCCGCAGGAAATCTCCAACTTCTAATGTCACTGTATCAACTCCTACCTCTGCTTCTGTATCTGTTTACAAGTCTACCGACCCCACCCACTGTCATCCTCCTTCAGACAAGTTATCACAGTCCCACTGGAAACCACAGCAAAGTCACACGTCAGAGATCAACAGAACAGGAGCTCAAAATATCAGACTAACACAAGACAGAAACTTCAGGATCACACAATGTGCGACTGATGTCGAAGCTGGGAGTAGTGGTACAGAGTTGAACTCCAACTTGACTCCCCCGGGGTCCAGCGGTGTTTCTCTGTCCTTACTAGAACCTCCACTCCCTGCCGAGCTGGTCTCCACCTCGGCCTCTGTTTCCCCCTTCGCTCCCCCAACCACAGCACTGAGCTCCTTGATCAACCAGCTGCAGCCAGAGGTGTTCAGCAGTCTGGTGAAGATCATCAAAGATGTcaaaaagaaatccctgcagTTCTACCTccacagcacagaggagagggacCCGCTCCTGGAAGACATCAAG AAACACCTGTTGAAGCAGGGAAACATGGAGAAGAGTCCTGTGGCCTTTCTGAACCATGAAAACCCTGACAACCGACTGCTGGTCATCATCAAGAACAAAGACATCGCTGGACACATACACAAG ATCCCAAACCTGGTTTCTCTGAAGCGACGGCCCTCTGTCGTGTTTGTGGGGATCGATACACTGGGCGACATCAGGAACAACAGCTACAATGAGCTCTTTGTCTCGGGAGGATGCATCGTTTCTGATGAGATGATCCTCAATCCTGACTTCATCAGTCATG GTCAGctggctgagctgctgctgctcctggagCAACAGAGCTCTCTGGAGAGTGTCTGGAAGTGGAAGGTTCACTGCAAAACCCACAAGAAACTAAAAGAACAAGCCAG tttcaGGAGAGAGGCAGCCAACCTACTGGACTTACTTTCAGCCTATCAGAAACGGCAAGTTGTTGAGTTCCTCCCTTATCATCGCTGCGACATGATGAACCATCAGTCGCCCGACCTGGACTGTCTTATCGAGCTCCAGGCCCGCTACACACAGTACCGACACACAATCTTCCTGACCG AGCATTGTCATGAGAGGTTACCTGCCTACACCAGTGGAGGCATCATCGTGGCTGGTATCGAAGAAATTCTGCAAGACTTCACCAGAGTGGTCGGTTACCATGACATCAAGGACAAGCAACCAGCCAAGGACGTTCTGCTGGCAACCAAAG GTCTTGGCTTGCAGCTGAGTCATGGTGACTCTGTGTCGGGCTCTGAACGCTCACCCTCTATCTTCCCCGAGCACATTCATCCCCTGTCCTCCAGTGAGCAACCCAAACATCTCATGCAGCAGCCCAGCTCAGGCCTCTTCGCGCACCATCATCTCTCCGACCAGCTCGTCCCAGACGCCTCCTTAAAGGATGGCGTGCCTCGACCTTCGGACACAGACTTTGAGGTTCTTCGTCAGGCCATCTCACAGCTGCGGGCTGAGCGTCAggctcagctgcagcagcagcagcggcagctgGACTGCCCGGAAGAGTTAAGTGTCAACCCCCAGGAAAGCCTCCTTTCCAATTCTGTTAAAAGAGGTAGCGGTCACACCACTCCTCCTGTTAGTCAAGGAGGTCACATAGAGTCAACCCAGCTCACTCCAGGCAGGAAGGCTGTGGCAGACACTCTGGATTTAATTCATTCAACACTGCAACCGggggagcagaggaggcaggACAGAGTGGAGCCTCCCACAGAAGGACAGAGGAGGGGAATAAGTCTGGGAGGAGAAGGAGTTGGATTGTTGGGAGGAAATTCGGCTCCCACGATCAGTGACGCTTCTAACTCTTCATCCAATGATAACACAGCTACAGTGACGAGACCAAATGATCAGACGCACCCAACCAGCgcagagagagaacaagcaGATCAACAAGGTGAACCAGCATTTTCCAAAGCAACTAAACATGGTGCAGCCGCCTCCAGTACCTTCTCCTGTCCTGTAGAGGACGACAGATCAAG AGACGCACACTCAGGCCAGGAGCGGCCAATAAGAGCAGAGGGAGCACTCACAAGAAACAGCAATGACTCTGAGGTAACCAGGACCCCAAATACTGctctaccccaactacaacagaTCCAGCTGCACCAACAGCAGCTGCAACCGACTTCGTTGCACCCACAACCACCAGCTCACATccggcagcagcagtggagcatgggcctcctgcagcctcacatCCTGCCTCAAATCCACAGCCAGCATTTCTCTGCAGGTCCAACGCTGAGGCCCCTGTCTGCCCTGGGGAGGGCCCCGAGCCTCCTAGGGCCCTCACCTACCTGGCGCGGGGGCCTGGTCTGGGGCTTCCCTCAGGCTCCCCCTCGTCCTGCACTGCTGGGAGTTTACCACAACCCTGCAGCTCAGGGCAACAGCAGGTACAGAGGGGGGCAAAGGGGAGGCTTTAATGGGATGTAG